The following proteins are co-located in the Sphingomonas donggukensis genome:
- the ilvN gene encoding acetolactate synthase small subunit: MHIKQEAAERHTLAVIVDNEPGILARIAGLFTARGYNIESLTVSEITADQSVSRITIVTSASSAMIDQILAQLDRLVPVHKVTDLTTQGPHVERELALVKVAGHGDHRIEALRLADVYRARVVDATTSSFVFEVTGGREKIDTFVTLMKEVGLIEVARTGIVAIARGKDAA, encoded by the coding sequence ATGCACATCAAGCAGGAAGCCGCCGAGCGGCATACGCTCGCCGTCATCGTCGACAACGAACCCGGCATCCTTGCGCGGATCGCGGGGCTGTTCACCGCGCGCGGCTATAATATCGAGAGCCTGACGGTCAGCGAGATCACGGCGGACCAGTCGGTCAGCCGGATCACGATCGTCACATCGGCATCGTCGGCAATGATCGACCAGATCCTGGCGCAGCTCGACCGGCTGGTGCCCGTCCACAAGGTCACCGACCTGACCACGCAGGGCCCGCACGTCGAGCGCGAGCTGGCGCTGGTGAAGGTCGCGGGGCATGGCGATCACCGTATCGAGGCGCTGCGCCTGGCCGACGTCTATCGCGCCCGCGTGGTCGATGCGACGACGTCCAGCTTCGTGTTCGAGGTGACGGGCGGTCGCGAGAAGATCGACACCTTCGTCACGCTGATGAAGGAAGTCGGACTGATCGAGGTCGCGCGCACCGGCATCGTCGCCATCGCACGGGGCAAGGACGCGGCGTAA
- a CDS encoding acetolactate synthase 3 large subunit: MAEKSGADILVEALGDLGVEIVFGYPGGAVLPIYDALFQQTKIRHILVRHEQAATHAAEGYARSTGKPGVVLVTSGPGATNAVTGITDALMDSIPMVVITGQVPSTLIGTDAFQEADTVGITRHCTKHNYLVKDPAKLGATIHEAFHIATSGRPGPVVVDIPKDVQVATARYAKPGPIQHKTYRPQVKPDMAAIEAAVDMLAAAERPVLYTGGGIINAGPAASQMLRELARISGAPVTSTLMGLGALPASSPQWLGMLGMHGTYEANYAMNKADLVIAIGARFDDRVTGRLDAFSPNSRKVHIDIDRSSVNKTVRIDLPIIADAGHALEAMVKVWKARQHPKPDTAEWWRRIEGWRAADCLAFPEDGSDTIMPQRAVRALYAATKARAPIVSTEVGQHQMWAAQHFGFEAPNKWLTSGGLGTMGYGLPAAIGAQLGNPNALVIDIAGEASIQMNIQEMATAIQYRLPVKVFILNNEYMGMVRQWQELTYQSRYSESYSDSLPDFVKLAEAYGWKGIRIEKLGELDDGIAAMLDHDGPVMVDCRVAKLANCFPMIPSGAAHTDMILQANEVSGEMDDEAKALV; this comes from the coding sequence CGGCGCGGTGCTGCCGATCTATGACGCGCTGTTCCAGCAGACCAAGATCCGCCACATCCTGGTCCGCCACGAACAGGCTGCGACCCATGCCGCGGAGGGGTACGCCCGCTCGACCGGCAAGCCCGGCGTCGTGCTCGTCACTTCAGGCCCCGGCGCGACCAATGCGGTCACCGGCATCACCGACGCGCTGATGGATTCGATCCCGATGGTTGTCATCACCGGCCAGGTGCCCTCCACCCTGATCGGCACCGATGCCTTTCAGGAGGCCGATACCGTCGGCATCACGCGGCACTGCACCAAGCATAATTATCTGGTGAAGGATCCGGCCAAGCTGGGCGCGACGATCCATGAGGCGTTCCATATCGCCACGTCGGGCCGCCCCGGTCCGGTCGTCGTGGACATTCCGAAGGACGTGCAGGTCGCGACCGCGCGCTATGCGAAGCCGGGACCGATCCAGCACAAGACGTACCGCCCGCAGGTGAAGCCTGACATGGCCGCGATCGAGGCGGCGGTGGACATGCTCGCCGCTGCCGAGCGCCCGGTGCTGTACACCGGCGGAGGCATCATCAACGCCGGCCCCGCCGCGTCGCAGATGCTGCGCGAACTGGCGCGGATTTCGGGCGCCCCGGTCACCTCGACGCTGATGGGTCTCGGCGCCCTCCCCGCCTCCAGCCCGCAGTGGCTCGGGATGCTCGGGATGCACGGCACCTACGAGGCCAATTACGCGATGAACAAGGCCGATCTGGTCATCGCGATCGGCGCGCGCTTCGATGACCGCGTGACCGGGCGGCTGGATGCGTTCAGCCCCAACAGCCGCAAGGTCCATATCGATATCGACCGGTCGAGCGTGAACAAGACGGTGCGCATCGACCTGCCCATCATCGCCGACGCCGGCCACGCGCTGGAGGCGATGGTGAAGGTGTGGAAGGCGCGCCAGCACCCGAAGCCCGACACCGCCGAATGGTGGCGCCGGATCGAGGGGTGGCGCGCCGCCGACTGCCTCGCCTTCCCGGAGGACGGCAGCGACACGATCATGCCGCAGCGCGCGGTGAGGGCGCTGTACGCCGCGACCAAGGCGCGCGCGCCGATCGTGTCGACGGAGGTCGGCCAGCACCAGATGTGGGCCGCCCAGCATTTCGGATTCGAGGCGCCGAACAAATGGCTGACGTCCGGCGGTCTCGGCACGATGGGCTACGGCCTGCCCGCCGCGATCGGCGCGCAGCTCGGCAATCCCAATGCGCTGGTCATCGACATCGCCGGCGAAGCATCGATCCAGATGAACATCCAGGAAATGGCGACCGCGATCCAGTACCGCCTGCCGGTCAAGGTCTTCATCCTGAACAACGAGTACATGGGCATGGTCCGCCAGTGGCAGGAACTGACCTATCAATCGCGCTATTCGGAAAGCTATTCGGACAGCCTGCCCGATTTCGTGAAGCTGGCCGAGGCGTATGGCTGGAAGGGCATACGCATCGAGAAGCTGGGCGAGCTCGACGACGGCATCGCCGCGATGCTCGACCACGACGGCCCGGTGATGGTCGACTGCCGCGTGGCGAAACTCGCCAACTGCTTCCCGATGATCCCCAGCGGCGCGGCGCACACCGACATGATCCTCCAGGCCAACGAAGTCTCGGGCGAGATGGACGACGAAGCGAAGGCGCTGGTGTGA